A single genomic interval of Vibrio maritimus harbors:
- a CDS encoding glycoside hydrolase family 32 protein, translating to MSVSDLVNLLGGPANVNRVLFPNNQLVIEVHDTSLVNDGTPRYSLEEVLGKPQLTFDMPDHFDDSSLLELGSVISQQQVLKVEAVSKPVDCEHRPSWHVSPPQGLLNDPNGFIYHNGEYHLFYQWYPYACVHKDKYWAHLTSKDLINWEWQPLALTPSDWFDSHGVFSGHALSQGEQLMLFYTGNTRIGNQRDRHTTQCLAVSNDGITFEKLGPVIPNLPEGVTPHIRDPKIVRHGEHWLMLLGAQTTDLKGRLAIYRSSDLHQWEFVSLCGDEMGDFGYMWECPDLFELDGEHFAIVGPQGIESDSAYHTIPHHNGYVKAELDLEGKISLTDFDNLDKGFDFYAPQTMLAADGRRVLSGWMGLPDEINHPSSDNGWVHQLTALRELTNRNGRLVQTPVAEIATLRKKKQCFTLDNSGYPSLCDKAFDMSVVLEWGSELRLHAKADQYVSIRLDETTRSLVFDRTDTLIREGDTKRVLTLNSENVELRILSDESSLEIFVNGGEFVMTGRVFTDKDATGIELRGGTSDFEVYPLNAASAPFISSLS from the coding sequence ATGTCAGTGAGCGACTTGGTGAACCTGCTTGGTGGCCCGGCTAACGTGAATCGTGTCTTATTTCCGAATAACCAGCTGGTAATTGAAGTCCATGATACGTCTCTAGTTAACGATGGTACGCCACGCTATTCGCTTGAAGAGGTGTTAGGTAAGCCTCAACTGACGTTTGATATGCCTGATCATTTCGATGATTCATCGTTACTTGAGCTGGGTAGCGTAATTAGTCAGCAGCAAGTATTGAAAGTTGAGGCTGTCAGCAAACCAGTTGATTGCGAGCATCGACCGTCTTGGCATGTTTCTCCACCTCAAGGACTTTTGAACGACCCTAACGGTTTCATCTACCACAACGGAGAGTACCACCTCTTCTATCAGTGGTATCCATATGCCTGTGTCCACAAAGACAAGTACTGGGCTCACTTAACGAGCAAAGATCTGATCAATTGGGAGTGGCAGCCTCTCGCATTAACGCCATCAGATTGGTTTGATAGCCACGGCGTTTTTTCTGGTCATGCGTTGAGCCAAGGCGAGCAACTCATGCTGTTTTATACCGGTAATACAAGAATTGGTAATCAGAGAGATCGTCATACGACTCAATGTTTAGCGGTATCGAATGACGGAATTACCTTTGAAAAACTGGGTCCTGTGATCCCGAACCTGCCAGAGGGTGTCACGCCTCATATTCGAGACCCTAAAATCGTTCGTCACGGTGAGCATTGGTTAATGCTACTAGGCGCCCAAACCACCGATCTCAAGGGGCGATTGGCAATCTACCGTTCAAGCGATCTGCATCAATGGGAATTCGTATCGCTTTGTGGTGATGAAATGGGGGATTTTGGTTATATGTGGGAATGCCCGGATCTTTTCGAACTGGATGGCGAGCATTTTGCGATTGTTGGACCTCAGGGGATTGAGTCGGACAGCGCGTACCACACCATCCCTCATCACAATGGGTATGTGAAGGCTGAACTGGATTTAGAGGGAAAAATCTCGCTAACAGATTTTGACAATCTTGATAAAGGTTTCGACTTCTATGCACCGCAAACCATGTTAGCCGCCGATGGTCGTCGAGTTCTCTCTGGATGGATGGGACTGCCAGATGAAATCAACCATCCGTCGAGTGATAACGGTTGGGTGCATCAGCTGACAGCGCTTCGTGAACTAACCAATAGAAACGGACGACTTGTCCAAACCCCTGTTGCTGAAATCGCGACATTACGTAAAAAGAAGCAGTGCTTCACATTAGATAACAGCGGATACCCATCTCTTTGTGACAAGGCGTTTGATATGAGTGTGGTTCTAGAGTGGGGTAGCGAGCTTAGGTTGCATGCAAAAGCGGATCAATACGTATCGATACGACTAGATGAAACCACTCGCTCATTAGTGTTTGATAGAACCGACACCTTAATTCGTGAGGGGGATACCAAGCGCGTACTGACGCTGAATAGTGAAAACGTTGAGCTACGAATTCTCTCGGATGAGTCATCTTTGGAGATCTTCGTGAATGGTGGTGAGTTTGTAATGACTGGTCGAGTCTTCACTGACAAAGATGCTACTGGTATCGAGTTACGTGGAGGGACATCAGACTTTGAAGTCTACCCATTGAACGCGGCAAGCGCTCCATTTATAAGTTCGTTGAGTTAA
- a CDS encoding LacI family DNA-binding transcriptional regulator has translation MASLHDVAKLAGVSKSTVSRVVNNEYGVKQATKDKVQKAIDELGYQTNLVAKDLKSQKTNLIGVIVPRVASNATSQGVDGLSAVFESAGKHVLLASTQQSFQKEIEFIRLFNQKRVEGIILYATHLDEELVEAIQHSIAPVVLVGQDGSLFNIPSIVHDDFRVGFEAGNRLLSAGCSNIGFIGVASSDIAVDKLRYQGLEQALQFKRKGEPLFHSRGEFTIESGYQQAKQLLTEYENLDGLFCATDRIAIGAVKAIEESSRQAGEDIKVLGVGNDELGSVSSPSISTFNYPFDKAGESAAKVLIELLDGHPPVMSKVVLTFQNIERQTC, from the coding sequence ATGGCAAGCCTTCATGATGTCGCCAAACTTGCTGGCGTTTCTAAATCGACAGTCTCTCGCGTGGTAAATAATGAGTATGGAGTCAAGCAGGCGACCAAAGATAAGGTACAAAAGGCTATTGATGAGTTGGGGTATCAAACGAACCTTGTTGCTAAAGACCTCAAATCGCAAAAGACCAACTTGATCGGAGTAATCGTACCAAGGGTTGCGTCTAACGCCACCTCACAAGGGGTTGATGGATTAAGTGCGGTGTTTGAAAGTGCTGGAAAACACGTCTTACTAGCCAGTACTCAACAGTCTTTTCAAAAAGAGATTGAGTTTATTCGTCTATTTAACCAAAAGCGGGTTGAAGGCATTATTCTTTATGCAACCCATTTGGACGAAGAATTGGTAGAAGCGATTCAGCACTCGATAGCTCCTGTTGTACTCGTCGGTCAGGATGGTTCGTTATTCAATATCCCAAGCATTGTGCATGATGATTTTCGCGTCGGATTTGAGGCGGGAAATCGTTTACTATCAGCAGGTTGTAGTAATATTGGTTTTATTGGTGTGGCGAGTTCCGACATTGCTGTTGATAAACTGCGTTACCAAGGCTTAGAACAAGCTTTACAGTTCAAGCGTAAAGGCGAGCCTTTGTTTCATAGTCGTGGTGAGTTTACCATAGAGTCGGGCTACCAACAGGCGAAACAGCTACTAACAGAATATGAAAACCTAGATGGCTTGTTTTGCGCGACTGACAGAATCGCAATAGGTGCGGTTAAGGCGATTGAAGAGAGTAGTCGACAAGCCGGAGAGGATATTAAGGTACTAGGAGTCGGTAATGATGAACTGGGCTCGGTATCTTCGCCGAGTATTTCAACCTTTAACTATCCCTTTGATAAAGCGGGAGAAAGTGCCGCTAAGGTATTGATTGAATTACTTGATGGGCATCCACCTGTTATGAGTAAGGTCGTTCTTACTTTCCAAAATATCGAACGACAAACCTGCTAA
- a CDS encoding sucrose-specific PTS transporter subunit IIBC, translating to MNYPVIAKELLTLLGGKENLSALAHCATRLRLAVKNESLIQEKAIDDLEGVKGQFKVAGQYQIIFGSGIVNQVYAELAKLTGMSEMSTKDVASAGAEKQNWLQRAVKGLSDIFVPIIPAIVAGGLLMGIFNLLTAPGLFIEGQSLIDANPGLADLASMINTFANAPFVYLPVLLAFSASKKFGGNPFLGAALGMLMVHPDLLNGWGFGGAAVSGTIPTWNILGFEIQKVGYQGSVLPVLVSAFILAKVENGLRKFIPSVLDNLLTPMLAIFITGFLTFTIVGPFTRDIGFLLGDGLNWLYDSAGFIGGALFGFIYAPFVITGMHHSFIAIETQLLTDIAITGGTFIFPIAAMSNIAQGAAALAVGFTTKDVKQKGIAMPSGVTALLGITEPAMFGVNLKLRYPFIAAIIGAAVSSAFITMFNVKAQALGAAGLPGIISIRPENIGYYIAGMAISFAVAFGLTIVLGMREKQKASKRLTAAA from the coding sequence ATGAACTACCCAGTCATAGCCAAAGAACTACTTACTCTGTTAGGGGGAAAGGAAAACCTCTCTGCCTTAGCTCATTGCGCGACTCGCTTGCGCCTCGCCGTTAAAAATGAATCTTTGATCCAAGAAAAAGCCATTGATGATCTTGAGGGTGTAAAAGGACAATTTAAGGTAGCAGGTCAGTACCAAATCATTTTTGGCTCGGGCATCGTAAACCAAGTTTATGCAGAACTCGCAAAACTAACGGGCATGTCCGAAATGTCGACCAAGGATGTCGCGTCTGCGGGTGCCGAGAAACAAAACTGGTTGCAACGCGCAGTAAAAGGTTTGTCCGATATCTTCGTACCTATTATTCCAGCAATCGTGGCCGGCGGTCTGTTGATGGGTATTTTCAACCTTCTCACCGCACCGGGTCTTTTCATTGAAGGTCAATCTCTGATCGATGCAAACCCAGGTCTTGCTGATCTCGCAAGCATGATCAATACCTTTGCCAATGCACCTTTTGTCTACTTACCTGTTCTATTGGCATTCTCTGCTTCTAAAAAGTTTGGTGGTAACCCATTCCTTGGCGCGGCTTTAGGTATGTTGATGGTACACCCTGATCTACTCAACGGCTGGGGCTTTGGTGGCGCAGCAGTGTCTGGCACGATCCCAACTTGGAACATTCTGGGCTTCGAGATCCAAAAAGTGGGCTACCAAGGTTCGGTGCTACCTGTATTGGTATCGGCGTTTATTCTCGCTAAAGTTGAGAATGGTCTTCGCAAGTTTATCCCGTCCGTGTTGGACAACCTGCTCACTCCGATGCTTGCCATCTTTATCACAGGTTTCCTAACATTCACTATAGTGGGTCCATTCACACGTGACATCGGCTTTTTACTGGGTGACGGTCTAAACTGGCTCTACGATTCAGCTGGCTTCATCGGCGGTGCACTGTTTGGCTTTATTTATGCGCCGTTTGTTATCACCGGCATGCACCATAGTTTTATCGCCATTGAAACTCAGCTTCTTACTGATATCGCAATCACAGGTGGTACTTTCATCTTCCCAATCGCGGCAATGTCTAATATTGCTCAGGGTGCAGCCGCTCTAGCTGTTGGCTTCACCACTAAAGATGTAAAACAAAAAGGTATTGCAATGCCATCGGGCGTAACAGCTCTGCTTGGTATCACCGAACCTGCGATGTTTGGTGTTAACCTTAAACTGCGTTATCCATTTATTGCAGCGATTATCGGTGCGGCGGTTTCAAGTGCGTTTATCACTATGTTTAATGTAAAGGCTCAAGCGCTTGGTGCGGCAGGTCTACCTGGTATTATCTCAATTCGCCCAGAAAACATCGGCTACTATATCGCCGGCATGGCAATCTCATTCGCGGTTGCGTTTGGTTTAACCATTGTTCTTGGTATGCGTGAAAAGCAAAAAGCTTCAAAGCGACTAACAGCAGCCGCTTAA
- a CDS encoding MBL fold metallo-hydrolase translates to MPALSSRSVKTLLLPEASKPQRFTNSETLYNPTFKDTITTLRSYLNIDKILNFKAPNIPVEPMQADVIETEKQDCIYRLGHSTVLLKVDGIIILTDPVLGNRASPLDWAGPKRYHALPISVEELPYIDVCLISHDHYDHLDKQTVKQLHHKVGKFLVPMCVGDHLIEWGVEVRKIVEFEWWESITVEKTRFVFAPTQHFSGRSYKQRDTSLWGSWAILGTQSRVYFSGDSGYFGGFKEVGKRYGPFDLTLIETGAYDENWADIHMFPEQSVQAHIDVQGAVMLPIHNATFDLSYHEWNEPLLRAESEAKRRNVDFVCPKIGEKVIVSELNVRKNDERWWSEEGNEAKQRR, encoded by the coding sequence ATGCCAGCGTTATCATCAAGAAGTGTAAAGACCCTTCTATTGCCAGAAGCATCCAAGCCCCAGCGGTTCACAAACTCAGAGACTCTCTACAACCCCACCTTTAAAGATACGATCACTACCCTCCGCTCTTACCTTAACATCGATAAGATACTGAACTTCAAAGCGCCTAATATTCCCGTAGAGCCAATGCAAGCTGATGTGATAGAGACAGAGAAGCAAGACTGCATTTATCGTTTGGGACACTCAACGGTATTGCTTAAAGTCGATGGGATAATAATCTTGACTGATCCGGTGCTAGGAAATCGAGCTTCGCCTCTCGATTGGGCAGGCCCCAAGCGCTATCACGCACTGCCGATTTCGGTTGAAGAACTGCCTTATATTGATGTGTGCTTAATAAGCCATGATCACTACGACCATTTAGACAAACAAACTGTAAAACAACTGCATCATAAAGTTGGTAAGTTCCTGGTGCCAATGTGTGTAGGCGACCACCTCATTGAGTGGGGAGTCGAGGTAAGAAAAATCGTTGAGTTCGAATGGTGGGAATCAATAACAGTGGAAAAGACCCGCTTTGTTTTTGCTCCGACGCAGCACTTTTCAGGGCGTTCGTACAAGCAAAGGGATACGTCGCTTTGGGGAAGCTGGGCTATCTTAGGGACTCAGTCTAGAGTCTATTTTAGCGGTGATTCTGGCTATTTTGGTGGATTTAAAGAAGTCGGTAAACGATACGGTCCCTTTGATCTGACATTAATAGAAACGGGTGCCTATGATGAGAACTGGGCGGATATTCATATGTTTCCTGAACAAAGTGTGCAGGCACACATTGATGTACAAGGCGCGGTGATGCTACCGATACACAACGCGACTTTTGATCTTTCCTATCATGAATGGAATGAACCTCTGCTAAGAGCAGAAAGCGAAGCTAAGCGTCGCAATGTTGATTTTGTTTGCCCGAAGATTGGAGAAAAAGTGATCGTGAGTGAGCTTAATGTTCGAAAAAACGATGAGCGCTGGTGGAGTGAGGAAGGAAACGAAGCAAAACAAAGGCGCTGA
- a CDS encoding NAD(P)-dependent oxidoreductase, giving the protein MTKPVIGFIGLGLMGGNMVENLQNRGYEVNVMDLNKDAVAAVLARGNASEAVSGKELAEKSDIVMLCLTTSEVVEKVVYGDTGILAGMSEGKTLIDFGTSIPASTKKIGADLAAIGAGMIDAPLGRTPAHAKDGLLNIMAAGDIETFNKVKPVLDEQGENVFHLGALGSGHVTKLVNNFMGMTTVATMSQAFAVAKLAGVDGQQLFDIMSAGPSNSPFMQFCKFYAVDGEEKLGFSVANANKDLGYFLALCEELGTESLIAQGTSTSLQAAVDAGLGQNDVPVIFDYFTNLKAEAEA; this is encoded by the coding sequence ATGACAAAGCCAGTAATTGGTTTCATCGGTCTTGGCCTTATGGGCGGCAACATGGTTGAGAATCTTCAAAACCGTGGTTACGAAGTAAACGTAATGGATCTTAACAAAGATGCAGTTGCAGCTGTTCTAGCTCGTGGCAACGCATCTGAAGCAGTTTCTGGTAAAGAACTAGCTGAGAAAAGTGACATCGTTATGCTATGTCTAACAACTTCTGAAGTTGTTGAGAAAGTAGTATACGGCGACACTGGTATCCTAGCGGGTATGTCAGAGGGCAAAACGCTTATCGACTTCGGTACTTCTATCCCAGCTTCTACTAAGAAGATTGGTGCTGACCTTGCTGCTATCGGCGCTGGCATGATTGACGCTCCTCTAGGTCGTACTCCAGCTCACGCTAAAGATGGTCTTCTAAACATCATGGCTGCTGGCGACATCGAAACATTCAACAAAGTTAAGCCAGTTCTTGACGAGCAAGGCGAAAACGTATTCCACCTAGGCGCTCTAGGTTCAGGTCACGTTACTAAGCTAGTTAACAACTTCATGGGTATGACTACTGTTGCTACTATGTCTCAAGCTTTCGCAGTAGCTAAGCTAGCGGGCGTTGACGGTCAGCAACTATTTGACATCATGTCAGCGGGTCCATCTAACTCTCCGTTCATGCAGTTCTGTAAGTTCTACGCGGTTGACGGCGAAGAAAAACTAGGTTTCTCTGTTGCTAACGCAAACAAAGACCTTGGCTACTTCCTTGCTCTATGTGAAGAGCTAGGTACTGAGTCTCTAATCGCTCAAGGTACTTCTACAAGCCTACAAGCAGCAGTTGATGCTGGCCTAGGTCAAAACGACGTACCAGTAATCTTCGATTACTTCACTAACCTAAAAGCAGAAGCTGAAGCTTAA
- a CDS encoding SRPBCC domain-containing protein: MNDPHQIQWPEYFHPKNAPVHVKNEIVIPSDCETIWSHIVRAPCWPNWQHRKTAVQIVKGDSNELHKGSVFNWITKTMRFECTVVEYEPFERIAWRGKTGDVDMYHAWLISPCTEGCRIVTESTQRGGLRWLTGIFVKRQVDAYHQHWLETLVHKAKE, encoded by the coding sequence ATGAACGATCCACATCAAATACAGTGGCCGGAGTATTTCCACCCTAAGAATGCTCCTGTTCACGTGAAAAACGAAATTGTCATCCCCTCAGATTGTGAGACCATCTGGAGCCACATTGTACGTGCTCCGTGCTGGCCCAACTGGCAGCACCGAAAGACCGCAGTACAAATCGTGAAAGGCGACAGTAACGAACTTCACAAAGGCAGTGTATTTAATTGGATAACGAAAACCATGCGCTTTGAGTGCACGGTGGTCGAATATGAACCTTTTGAGAGGATAGCATGGCGAGGTAAAACGGGAGACGTGGACATGTACCACGCATGGCTCATCTCGCCCTGTACTGAAGGGTGCCGTATTGTGACAGAATCAACGCAGCGTGGTGGTCTGCGTTGGCTCACTGGGATTTTTGTTAAACGTCAAGTAGACGCCTACCACCAGCATTGGCTCGAAACATTAGTGCACAAAGCCAAAGAGTGA
- a CDS encoding GNAT family N-acetyltransferase, with product MSVEVVKVSPDFDEALCEVIKSVGAEFGAVGEGFGPSDEEVSAMSQYYNEEDRSLYLVALVNGKVVGGGGIAPFGQGDDVCELKKLFLLPESRGLGLGKTLTEQCLSFAKAQGYKQCYLDTLSSMGSAIALYERAGFEHLSEPYEGTLHNGCDVWMLKAL from the coding sequence ATGAGCGTAGAAGTAGTAAAGGTGTCACCAGACTTTGATGAAGCGTTGTGTGAGGTTATTAAGTCTGTCGGCGCAGAGTTCGGTGCGGTGGGCGAAGGATTTGGTCCCTCGGATGAAGAAGTGTCGGCGATGAGTCAGTATTACAACGAAGAAGACCGCAGCCTGTATTTAGTGGCGTTGGTAAATGGAAAAGTGGTGGGCGGCGGCGGTATCGCACCATTCGGTCAAGGCGATGACGTATGCGAACTCAAAAAGTTGTTTTTACTCCCTGAAAGTAGAGGCTTAGGCCTTGGCAAGACGTTGACCGAACAATGCTTGTCATTTGCAAAAGCGCAAGGCTACAAACAGTGTTACCTAGATACTTTGAGTTCAATGGGATCAGCCATTGCTTTATATGAGCGGGCTGGATTTGAGCATCTCAGCGAGCCATATGAAGGCACTTTGCACAACGGCTGTGATGTATGGATGCTTAAAGCTCTATAG
- a CDS encoding DMT family transporter: MNNTLTLSFAAMTAFAFNSLLCRLALGTSAIDPLSFTSIRLVSGAATLVCLGLILKKQQGDSSPSLRMSLALGVTLFGYALSFSLAYITLDTGTGALILFGTVQFALILHHRFSGHKLSFVEMIGIAVALGGFVLLMLPSASQPSILGALLMMVSGLCWSGFTLLGKKVASPITATRQGFVVASILVIVAVLVHGLTASTTSYLTLSGSFYALLSGIVASALGYYLWYRLLPKIDVLEASLMQLTVPVIALLLGWLFLAESPSLLALIATLFILSGIALTSWAKARK; encoded by the coding sequence ATGAATAACACGCTTACCCTCTCCTTCGCTGCAATGACAGCCTTTGCTTTTAACTCTTTGCTGTGCCGCTTGGCACTGGGAACATCGGCTATTGATCCACTTAGTTTTACCTCTATTCGACTCGTGAGTGGCGCCGCAACACTGGTCTGTTTAGGCTTGATACTCAAAAAGCAGCAGGGCGATTCAAGTCCATCACTAAGAATGTCTCTCGCCTTAGGAGTGACACTTTTCGGTTATGCGCTGTCATTTTCACTGGCCTATATCACGCTCGATACGGGTACGGGGGCGCTGATTCTTTTCGGTACGGTGCAGTTTGCACTCATCCTCCATCATAGGTTCAGTGGACACAAACTCTCTTTCGTTGAAATGATTGGAATCGCAGTTGCACTGGGCGGCTTTGTATTACTGATGTTACCCAGTGCCTCCCAGCCTTCTATTCTAGGAGCATTGCTTATGATGGTCTCAGGGTTGTGCTGGAGCGGTTTTACCTTATTGGGCAAAAAGGTGGCTTCACCGATAACCGCGACTCGGCAAGGGTTTGTGGTGGCAAGCATTCTGGTTATCGTTGCGGTGCTTGTTCATGGTTTAACAGCTTCAACAACCAGCTATCTAACACTGAGCGGCAGTTTTTATGCGCTTCTTTCTGGTATTGTCGCTTCCGCTCTGGGGTACTACCTTTGGTACCGTCTCTTGCCGAAGATAGATGTACTGGAAGCATCATTAATGCAGCTCACGGTCCCCGTTATTGCATTATTGCTTGGCTGGCTATTCTTAGCTGAGTCTCCTTCATTACTCGCGTTGATAGCGACTTTGTTTATTTTATCGGGAATCGCACTAACCTCTTGGGCAAAAGCGCGCAAATGA
- a CDS encoding SgrR family transcriptional regulator → MPNLESINLYRYYERLIKFEVSVEYAVTLADVADTMATSPRHARSVLKQMTELSWIAWLPKVGRNQRSTLIKKLDRSDVKKLIATEWLKQSKYDRALEFLDNDQSTFGQLLQQTAGAQINEGSVHVQLTYNRSFARLAPNVPHRNSERFLVRQVHACLVSMSRDGELKPDIAHHWEADERFRKWSFYIRPSVYFHDGARVNAESIATLLMQLKERDYYRSELDHLESVEVNHALGFTVSLSRSDTGFAALLSDLKYSIQPPQQLEESDLNVVGCGVFSLAEQSSSLLNLSANERYHGLRSLTDHVSIWSVSANSQHSNGHSPKNPASCEQALVSGSRVNEPYSQKVISHPEIDLEKEALSSTTSRARIEDGCMFMIFNQANPSLSFAQRSWLSQMLSGEKVWQQLVKNQDTFGAEFASSFFPFWHNVKRIHNRAVELPRELKIAYYNHPGILRSAEAVKQILEAKGIGVTLNLYDFDEFVGKAIRGPFNEDIVMSSLNLDDNRQVSALLFFLSDPVLHAGIGDDVSQWLKAELNKIRADCRPENYLTELEQIGSLLIHEGIVSPMFHHRQTLSFQGILKGVEITTWGWPQIRDVWSAD, encoded by the coding sequence GTGCCTAATTTGGAAAGTATAAACCTATATCGCTACTATGAGCGTCTCATCAAGTTTGAAGTCTCAGTTGAGTACGCGGTGACCCTCGCCGATGTTGCCGATACGATGGCAACCAGTCCGCGCCATGCTCGCTCTGTGCTAAAGCAGATGACCGAACTAAGCTGGATTGCTTGGTTGCCCAAAGTGGGAAGGAACCAGCGATCGACATTGATCAAAAAGCTGGACCGAAGTGACGTTAAGAAGTTAATTGCGACCGAATGGTTAAAACAGAGCAAGTATGATCGTGCGCTGGAATTTTTAGATAATGACCAGTCCACATTTGGCCAGCTTTTGCAGCAAACCGCGGGGGCTCAGATTAATGAGGGCAGTGTACATGTTCAGCTTACTTACAACCGGTCATTTGCTCGATTAGCACCGAACGTACCGCATCGCAATAGTGAACGTTTTTTGGTGCGACAAGTTCACGCTTGTTTAGTGTCGATGAGCCGTGATGGCGAGCTAAAACCAGATATCGCCCATCATTGGGAAGCCGATGAGCGCTTCAGAAAATGGTCATTCTATATAAGACCATCCGTTTACTTTCATGACGGCGCTAGGGTAAACGCAGAGTCCATCGCCACATTATTGATGCAACTGAAAGAGCGTGATTATTATCGTTCAGAGCTCGATCACCTAGAGAGCGTCGAAGTCAATCATGCGCTTGGATTTACGGTATCGCTTAGCCGATCTGATACAGGCTTTGCGGCACTGCTTAGTGATTTGAAATATTCCATCCAACCCCCACAACAGCTTGAAGAGTCAGATCTTAATGTGGTTGGGTGTGGCGTGTTTTCACTCGCCGAACAATCGAGTTCTCTCCTCAACCTTTCTGCCAATGAGCGCTATCATGGTTTACGTTCTTTAACCGATCATGTTTCGATATGGTCTGTTAGTGCTAATAGCCAGCATTCTAATGGCCATAGTCCTAAAAACCCGGCATCTTGCGAACAAGCTTTGGTGTCGGGATCACGAGTCAACGAACCTTACTCTCAAAAGGTGATCTCGCATCCAGAGATCGATTTGGAGAAAGAGGCGCTGAGTAGTACAACCTCTCGTGCTCGAATCGAAGACGGCTGTATGTTCATGATTTTCAATCAAGCGAACCCTTCACTGTCTTTTGCGCAGCGCAGCTGGCTCAGCCAGATGCTAAGTGGCGAAAAAGTTTGGCAGCAACTTGTTAAAAACCAAGACACCTTTGGCGCCGAGTTCGCGAGCAGCTTTTTCCCGTTCTGGCACAACGTAAAACGCATCCACAATCGAGCTGTAGAACTGCCTCGAGAGCTAAAAATTGCCTATTACAATCATCCAGGGATACTAAGAAGCGCTGAAGCCGTAAAGCAAATTTTAGAAGCGAAAGGCATTGGGGTAACGCTTAACCTTTATGATTTCGATGAATTTGTTGGCAAGGCGATACGGGGGCCTTTCAATGAAGATATTGTGATGAGCAGTCTAAACCTTGATGACAATAGGCAGGTATCAGCACTATTGTTCTTCTTAAGTGACCCTGTACTGCATGCAGGTATCGGTGATGATGTGAGCCAATGGTTGAAGGCGGAGCTTAATAAGATTCGTGCCGATTGTAGACCCGAAAACTATTTAACTGAGCTCGAACAAATCGGCTCTCTTTTGATACATGAAGGTATCGTAAGCCCAATGTTCCATCATAGGCAGACATTGAGCTTTCAAGGAATTTTAAAAGGCGTTGAGATAACGACTTGGGGCTGGCCTCAAATTCGAGATGTGTGGTCTGCAGATTGA
- a CDS encoding OmpP1/FadL family transporter: MSLTQRIAITAMVCSSPIANATGLNFWESSTSNSALASANGASAVDASILATAPSSMTQLETTTVTASVTRYQVDTDYDILGTQSSYSKANPIPAGFMVMPIDSNWFVGLAAYSRTAADISISEFRLPPPLNIRILEQARVRPIVVSFAPSVAYKMGDVSIGLTLEYQYADYLLEVDKCKFLGGCNTETTTGNTDGWTGAISATWQANSWLTLAATHRLDSQFGDSNIQFALPSITSVYGTIALTDNWSWHNTFSLSRWDGQGVTYADYDDPIQLLKGSRHSKRYATSMEYRIGQLALRGGVSMDEAIDSFGGEDVRYRLGAAYAVNEHLTFDLSGFSENYARKNVKLNESYQVDVQNKGYGVSFGLTYRY; this comes from the coding sequence ATGTCTCTTACACAACGTATTGCCATTACGGCAATGGTTTGTAGTTCACCGATCGCTAACGCCACTGGTCTTAACTTTTGGGAATCCTCAACTTCAAATAGTGCGCTCGCGAGCGCGAATGGCGCATCAGCAGTCGATGCAAGTATTTTGGCAACCGCTCCGTCCAGTATGACGCAGTTAGAGACCACTACGGTAACCGCGAGTGTCACTCGCTATCAGGTCGATACTGATTACGATATTTTGGGCACGCAATCGTCTTACTCAAAAGCGAATCCTATTCCAGCTGGCTTTATGGTGATGCCGATAGACTCAAACTGGTTCGTTGGTCTCGCTGCCTATAGTCGCACCGCAGCAGATATTTCGATTTCAGAGTTTAGGCTTCCGCCGCCACTCAATATACGCATCTTAGAGCAAGCGCGAGTGCGCCCTATCGTCGTGTCCTTTGCGCCTAGCGTTGCCTATAAGATGGGAGATGTGAGTATTGGTTTAACGCTTGAATATCAATATGCGGACTACTTGCTTGAAGTTGATAAATGTAAGTTCTTAGGCGGGTGTAATACTGAGACAACAACAGGCAATACCGATGGCTGGACAGGTGCTATCAGCGCAACTTGGCAAGCTAACTCGTGGCTGACTCTTGCAGCAACACACAGGCTCGATAGCCAGTTTGGTGACAGTAATATCCAATTTGCTCTACCATCGATAACAAGCGTCTACGGGACTATTGCTTTGACCGACAATTGGTCATGGCACAACACCTTCAGTCTATCGCGTTGGGATGGTCAAGGTGTTACCTACGCTGACTATGACGATCCTATCCAACTGTTGAAAGGATCCCGTCACAGCAAACGCTACGCAACTTCCATGGAATATCGCATTGGGCAGTTAGCGCTACGTGGTGGCGTTAGTATGGATGAAGCGATTGATTCCTTTGGTGGAGAAGATGTTCGTTATCGACTCGGCGCAGCCTACGCGGTAAACGAACACCTGACCTTTGATCTTTCTGGCTTTAGCGAGAACTATGCGAGAAAGAACGTGAAGCTGAATGAAAGCTATCAGGTGGATGTGCAAAATAAAGGTTACGGTGTGAGTTTCGGTCTAACCTATCGCTACTAA